One stretch of Caldinitratiruptor microaerophilus DNA includes these proteins:
- a CDS encoding class I SAM-dependent methyltransferase — MTEHYFTPRPQTPHEEAEFTAVLRGMEFRFRTDRAVFSRERVDPGTRLLVEAMRIGPADTVLDLGCGYGVLGIVAARLAPQGRVYMVDMNERAARLAEANAERNGVRNAEVRVGDGTGPLAGIRFDVILMNPPVRAGKAAVHRLVAEAGAALKPGGSLWVVIGNKQGAPSLKRHLGAVFRELEDVDRKGGYHVYRAQGWLGVPRDERIDANPGPK, encoded by the coding sequence ATGACCGAGCACTACTTCACGCCGAGACCCCAGACGCCCCACGAAGAGGCGGAGTTCACGGCCGTGCTGCGCGGGATGGAGTTCCGCTTTCGCACCGACCGGGCCGTGTTCTCCCGGGAGCGGGTCGACCCCGGCACCCGGCTCCTGGTCGAAGCCATGCGGATCGGGCCGGCCGACACCGTGCTGGACCTGGGCTGCGGCTACGGAGTGCTCGGGATCGTGGCGGCCCGGCTCGCGCCGCAGGGACGTGTATATATGGTAGACATGAACGAGCGCGCCGCCCGGCTCGCGGAGGCCAACGCCGAGCGGAACGGGGTGCGCAACGCGGAGGTTCGGGTCGGGGATGGCACGGGCCCCCTGGCCGGCATCCGCTTCGACGTGATCCTGATGAACCCGCCCGTGCGGGCCGGCAAGGCGGCGGTGCACCGCCTGGTGGCCGAGGCGGGAGCGGCCCTGAAGCCGGGGGGCAGCCTGTGGGTGGTCATCGGCAACAAGCAGGGGGCCCCTTCGCTGAAGCGCCACCTCGGGGCGGTGTTCCGGGAACTGGAAGACGTGGACCGCAAGGGGGGCTACCACGTCTACCGGGCGCAAGGGTGGCTGGGGGTTCCGCGTGACGAAAGAATTGACGCCAACCCGGGACCAAAGTAG
- a CDS encoding ribosomal L7Ae/L30e/S12e/Gadd45 family protein has protein sequence MSLERLKAARKKTIGTKQTAKAIERGLARVVFVARDADTAVTRDVVAAATARHLELVYVDTMAALGKACGIDVGAAAAAILEG, from the coding sequence ATGTCTTTGGAGCGTCTGAAGGCGGCCAGGAAGAAGACCATCGGCACCAAGCAGACGGCCAAGGCGATTGAACGGGGGCTCGCCCGGGTGGTTTTCGTGGCCCGGGATGCGGACACGGCGGTGACCCGGGACGTGGTGGCTGCGGCGACCGCCCGGCACCTGGAACTCGTGTACGTCGACACCATGGCCGCCCTCGGCAAGGCGTGCGGGATCGACGTCGGCGCCGCGGCGGCGGCCATCCTCGAAGGTTAG
- the rpsL gene encoding 30S ribosomal protein S12 has product MPTIQQLVRMGREAFERKSKAPALKGNPFKRGVCTVVKTTTPKKPNSALRKIARVRLTNGIEVTAYIPGEGHNLQEHSVVLVRGGRVKDLPGVRYHIVRGTLDSAGVANRKQGRSKYGAKRAQKGAARR; this is encoded by the coding sequence ATGCCGACCATTCAGCAGCTCGTTCGCATGGGGCGCGAGGCGTTCGAGAGGAAGTCCAAGGCCCCGGCCCTGAAGGGCAACCCCTTCAAGCGGGGCGTTTGCACGGTGGTCAAGACCACCACGCCGAAGAAGCCGAACTCGGCGCTGCGGAAGATCGCCCGCGTGCGCCTGACCAACGGGATCGAGGTGACTGCCTACATCCCCGGGGAAGGCCACAACCTGCAGGAGCACTCCGTGGTGCTGGTGCGCGGCGGGCGCGTGAAGGACCTGCCGGGCGTGCGCTATCACATCGTGCGGGGGACGCTGGACTCCGCCGGCGTCGCCAACCGCAAGCAGGGCCGGTCCAAGTACGGTGCCAAGCGGGCCCAGAAGGGCGCCGCCCGCAGATGA
- the rpsG gene encoding 30S ribosomal protein S7, whose protein sequence is MPRRGPAPRRKIAPDPIYNSELVARLINKVMWDGKKSLAQRIVYSAFDRVAEKTGKSPLEVFEAAVKNAMPLLEVRPRRVGGATYQVPIEVRPERRTSLALRWLVQYARDRSERTMIERLANELMDAANGTGGAVKRREEVHKMAEANRPFAHYRW, encoded by the coding sequence ATGCCGCGCCGTGGACCCGCTCCCCGCCGGAAGATCGCGCCGGACCCCATCTACAACAGCGAGCTGGTGGCCCGGCTGATCAACAAGGTGATGTGGGACGGGAAGAAGTCCCTGGCACAGCGGATCGTGTACTCGGCCTTCGACCGGGTCGCCGAGAAGACCGGCAAGTCGCCGCTCGAGGTGTTCGAGGCGGCAGTGAAGAACGCGATGCCGCTGCTGGAAGTCCGGCCTCGCCGGGTGGGCGGTGCCACGTACCAGGTGCCGATCGAGGTGCGCCCGGAGCGGCGGACGTCGCTGGCGCTCCGGTGGCTGGTACAGTACGCCCGGGACCGCAGCGAGCGGACGATGATCGAGCGGCTGGCAAACGAGCTGATGGACGCTGCGAACGGCACCGGCGGTGCCGTCAAGCGGCGGGAGGAAGTGCACAAGATGGCCGAGGCGAACCGGCCGTTCGCGCACTATCGCTGGTAA
- the fusA gene encoding elongation factor G, whose amino-acid sequence MSRQVPLERLRNIGIMAHIDAGKTTTTERILFYTGRIHRMGEVHEGAATMDWMVQEQERGITITSAATTCWWKDHRINIIDTPGHVDFTVEVERSLRVLDGAIAVFCAKGGVEPQSETVWRQADKYGVPRIAYVNKMDTIGADFFRVIDQMRERLGANPVAIQIPIGVEDTFQGVVDLVEMKAVIYEDDLGKVARDTAIPEELRDQAAEYREKLLEAVADLDDALMEKYLGGEEITPDEIRAALRKGTIAVKITPVLCGSSYKNKGVQPLLDAVVYYLPSPLDIPDVEGQDPETGETITRKPSDDEPFSALAFKIMSDPYVGKLCFIRVYSGRLPAGSYIYNATKGKKERVGRLLQMHANHREEIEAAETGDICAIVGLKDTVTGDTLCAEDRPIVLEAMEFPEPVISVAIEPKTKADQDKLGVSLQRLAEEDPTFRVHTDPETAQTIISGMGELHLEIIVDRLQREFKVGCNVGRPQVAYRETFTRKVQAEGRFIRQTGGRGQYGHVWIEFEPLERGAGVVFENKIVGGVVPKEYIPAVEAGLREAAENGVLAGYPLIDFKATLYDGSYHEVDSSEMAFKIAASLALKNAAEKAEPVLLEPIMKVEVVVPEEYMGDVIGDLNSRRGHIEGMEARGGAQVVRGYVPLAEMFGYATDLRSRTQGRGTYTMQFSHYAEVPRHVAEPILAKAQGRER is encoded by the coding sequence ATGTCCCGACAGGTACCGCTCGAGCGGCTGCGCAACATCGGGATCATGGCTCACATCGACGCGGGCAAGACGACGACGACGGAGCGGATCCTCTTCTACACGGGCCGCATCCACCGGATGGGCGAAGTCCACGAGGGTGCGGCGACGATGGACTGGATGGTCCAGGAGCAGGAGCGGGGCATCACGATTACCTCCGCTGCCACGACCTGCTGGTGGAAGGATCATCGGATCAACATCATCGACACGCCCGGACACGTGGACTTCACGGTCGAGGTGGAGCGCTCGCTCCGGGTCCTGGACGGCGCGATCGCGGTGTTCTGCGCCAAGGGCGGGGTGGAGCCGCAGTCCGAGACGGTGTGGCGCCAGGCGGACAAGTACGGGGTCCCGCGCATCGCGTACGTGAACAAGATGGACACCATCGGCGCCGACTTCTTCCGCGTCATCGATCAGATGCGGGAGCGCCTGGGCGCGAACCCGGTGGCCATCCAGATCCCGATCGGGGTCGAGGACACGTTCCAGGGCGTCGTCGACCTCGTCGAGATGAAGGCCGTGATCTACGAGGACGACCTGGGCAAGGTCGCCCGGGACACGGCGATCCCGGAGGAGCTGCGCGATCAGGCCGCCGAGTACCGGGAGAAGCTCCTGGAGGCGGTGGCCGACCTCGACGACGCCCTCATGGAGAAGTACCTGGGCGGCGAGGAGATCACCCCGGACGAGATCCGCGCGGCGCTGCGCAAGGGCACGATCGCCGTGAAGATCACGCCGGTGCTGTGCGGCTCGTCCTACAAGAACAAGGGCGTGCAGCCGCTCCTCGACGCCGTGGTGTACTACCTGCCCTCGCCGCTGGACATCCCGGACGTCGAGGGCCAGGATCCCGAGACGGGCGAGACCATCACCCGCAAGCCGTCGGACGATGAGCCCTTCTCGGCGCTCGCCTTCAAGATCATGTCCGACCCTTACGTCGGCAAGCTCTGCTTCATCCGGGTGTACAGCGGCCGGCTGCCGGCGGGTTCCTACATTTATAACGCCACCAAGGGGAAGAAGGAGCGGGTCGGCCGCCTGCTGCAGATGCACGCCAACCACCGCGAGGAGATCGAGGCGGCGGAGACGGGCGACATCTGCGCGATCGTGGGCCTGAAGGACACGGTGACGGGCGACACCCTGTGCGCCGAGGACCGGCCGATCGTCCTCGAGGCCATGGAGTTCCCGGAGCCGGTGATCTCGGTGGCCATCGAGCCCAAGACGAAGGCCGACCAGGACAAGCTCGGCGTGAGCCTGCAGCGCCTGGCGGAGGAGGACCCAACGTTCCGGGTGCACACCGACCCGGAGACCGCCCAGACGATCATCTCGGGCATGGGCGAGTTGCACCTGGAGATCATCGTCGACCGGCTCCAGCGCGAGTTCAAGGTGGGCTGCAACGTCGGCCGGCCCCAGGTGGCGTACCGGGAGACCTTCACCCGGAAGGTGCAGGCCGAGGGCCGCTTCATCCGCCAGACGGGTGGCCGCGGCCAGTACGGCCACGTCTGGATCGAGTTCGAGCCGCTGGAGCGCGGCGCGGGCGTGGTGTTCGAGAACAAGATCGTCGGCGGCGTCGTCCCCAAGGAGTACATCCCGGCCGTGGAGGCGGGACTCCGGGAGGCGGCGGAGAACGGCGTGCTGGCCGGCTACCCGCTGATCGACTTCAAGGCGACGCTCTACGACGGCTCCTACCACGAGGTCGACTCCTCGGAGATGGCGTTCAAGATCGCGGCCAGCCTGGCCCTCAAGAACGCGGCCGAGAAGGCGGAGCCCGTGTTGCTGGAGCCGATCATGAAGGTCGAGGTCGTGGTCCCGGAGGAGTACATGGGCGACGTCATCGGCGACCTGAACTCCCGCCGGGGTCACATCGAGGGCATGGAGGCCCGTGGCGGCGCCCAGGTGGTGCGCGGCTACGTGCCCCTGGCCGAGATGTTCGGTTACGCCACCGATCTGCGTTCCCGTACGCAGGGGCGCGGGACGTACACGATGCAGTTCTCGCACTACGCGGAGGTCCCGCGCCACGTGGCGGAGCCCATCCTCGCCAAGGCGCAGGGCCGGGAGCGCTAA
- the tuf gene encoding elongation factor Tu → MAKKKFERTKPHVNIGTIGHVDHGKTTLTAAITKVLAERGKAEFVPYDQIDKAPEEKERGITINTAHVEYETDARHYAHVDCPGHADYVKNMITGAAQMDGAILVVSAADGPMPQTREHILLARQVGVPAIVVALNKCDMVDDPELLELVEMEVRELLSKYEFPGDEIPFVRVSALKALEGDPEWTPKILELMDAVDNYIPTPVRDADKPFLMPIEDVFTITGRGTVTTGRVERGRVKVGDTVEIVGFADRPKSTVVTGVEMFRKVLDEAVAGDNIGTLLRGIDKDEVERGQVLAKPGSVTPHTKFEAEVYVLTKEEGGRHTPFFNGYRPQFYFRTTDVTGVIKLPEGVEMCMPGDNIRMNIELITPIAMEEGLRFAIREGGRTVGAGVVTKIIE, encoded by the coding sequence ATGGCCAAGAAGAAGTTTGAGCGGACCAAGCCGCACGTGAACATCGGGACCATCGGTCACGTCGACCACGGCAAGACCACGCTCACGGCGGCGATCACGAAGGTCCTGGCGGAGCGGGGCAAGGCGGAGTTCGTCCCCTACGACCAGATCGACAAGGCGCCGGAGGAAAAGGAGCGCGGCATCACGATCAACACCGCGCACGTGGAGTACGAGACGGACGCCCGGCACTACGCCCATGTCGACTGCCCCGGCCACGCCGACTACGTGAAGAACATGATCACCGGCGCGGCCCAGATGGACGGCGCGATCCTGGTCGTATCCGCCGCCGACGGCCCGATGCCCCAGACCCGGGAGCACATCCTCCTGGCCCGCCAGGTAGGCGTCCCGGCCATCGTCGTGGCCCTCAACAAGTGCGACATGGTCGACGACCCGGAGCTGCTGGAGCTCGTCGAGATGGAGGTCCGGGAGCTCTTGAGCAAGTACGAGTTCCCCGGCGACGAGATCCCCTTCGTCCGGGTCTCCGCCCTGAAGGCCCTGGAGGGCGACCCCGAGTGGACCCCCAAGATCCTCGAGCTCATGGACGCCGTGGACAACTACATCCCCACCCCGGTCCGTGACGCCGACAAGCCCTTCCTGATGCCGATCGAGGACGTCTTCACCATCACCGGCCGCGGCACCGTCACCACCGGGCGCGTCGAGCGCGGCCGCGTGAAGGTGGGCGACACCGTCGAGATCGTGGGCTTCGCCGACCGGCCGAAGAGCACCGTCGTGACGGGCGTCGAGATGTTCCGCAAGGTGCTCGACGAGGCCGTGGCGGGCGACAACATCGGCACGCTGCTGCGGGGCATCGACAAGGACGAGGTGGAGCGTGGTCAGGTCCTGGCCAAGCCTGGCAGCGTCACCCCGCACACCAAGTTCGAGGCCGAGGTGTACGTCCTCACGAAGGAGGAGGGCGGCCGCCACACCCCGTTCTTCAACGGCTACCGGCCCCAGTTCTACTTCCGCACCACCGACGTCACCGGCGTGATCAAGCTGCCGGAGGGCGTCGAGATGTGCATGCCCGGCGACAACATCCGGATGAACATCGAGCTCATCACCCCGATCGCCATGGAGGAAGGTCTGCGCTTCGCCATCCGCGAGGGCGGCCGGACCGTCGGCGCCGGGGTCGTGACCAAGATCATCGAATAG
- the rpsJ gene encoding 30S ribosomal protein S10, which yields MAAPQPGQKIRIRLRAFDHKILDASAQKIVETAQRTGARVSGPVPLPTERSVFTILTAPNGEKDIREQFEMRTHKRLIDIHDPSSKTVDALMRLDLPAGVDIEIKL from the coding sequence ATGGCGGCTCCCCAGCCCGGTCAGAAGATCCGCATCCGGCTCCGCGCCTTCGACCACAAGATCCTGGACGCTTCCGCCCAGAAGATCGTCGAGACGGCGCAGCGCACGGGGGCCCGGGTCTCCGGTCCGGTGCCGCTGCCGACCGAGCGGAGCGTGTTCACGATCCTGACCGCCCCGAACGGCGAGAAGGACATCCGCGAGCAGTTCGAGATGCGGACGCACAAGCGGCTGATCGACATCCACGATCCGAGCTCCAAGACCGTCGACGCACTGATGCGGCTGGACCTGCCGGCCGGAGTGGACATCGAGATCAAGCTGTGA
- the rplC gene encoding 50S ribosomal protein L3 translates to MKKGILGRKLGMTQVFDEAGRAIPVTVIEAGPCVVVQKKTAATDGYDAIQVGFGDIKEKHVNRPLMGHFKKAGLPPRRFLRELRLESVDGYEVGSEIRADIFSPGELVDVTGRSKGKGFAGGVKRHGFHRGPMAHGSKYHRAPGSLGFRAAARVPKGRRLPGRMGGDRVTILGLKVVRVDPERNLLLIKGAVPGPKGSLVIVRDSVKATARAAAR, encoded by the coding sequence ATGAAGAAGGGGATCCTGGGCCGCAAGCTGGGCATGACCCAGGTGTTCGACGAGGCCGGCCGGGCGATCCCGGTGACGGTCATCGAGGCCGGGCCCTGCGTGGTGGTCCAGAAGAAGACCGCTGCCACCGATGGCTACGACGCCATCCAGGTGGGCTTCGGCGACATCAAGGAGAAGCACGTGAACCGGCCGCTCATGGGGCACTTCAAGAAGGCCGGGCTTCCGCCCCGGCGGTTCCTGCGGGAACTGCGCCTGGAGAGCGTGGACGGCTACGAGGTCGGGAGCGAGATCCGGGCGGACATCTTCAGCCCGGGCGAGCTGGTCGACGTCACCGGACGCTCCAAGGGCAAGGGCTTCGCCGGCGGCGTGAAGCGCCACGGTTTCCACCGGGGTCCGATGGCCCACGGCTCGAAGTACCACCGCGCCCCCGGTTCGCTCGGGTTCCGGGCGGCGGCGCGGGTGCCCAAGGGCCGCAGGCTGCCGGGCCGCATGGGCGGCGACCGGGTGACCATCCTGGGCCTGAAGGTCGTGCGGGTGGACCCGGAGCGGAACCTGCTCCTGATCAAGGGCGCGGTCCCGGGGCCGAAGGGGTCCCTGGTGATCGTGCGTGACTCCGTCAAGGCGACGGCACGGGCTGCGGCCCGGTAG
- the rplD gene encoding 50S ribosomal protein L4, which yields MPTVPVYNKDGQQVGELTLRDDIFGLEPNPHVLHQVVTAYLANQRQGTHDTKTRAEVSGGGRKPWRQKGTGRARQGSIRAPHWRHGGIVFGPHPRSYRIDVPGKLRRLALKQALSDKVQGGNFVVLDEYKLEKPRTKAVVQLLKNFGADRALIVTADGDITVYKSARNIPGVGAMRARDLNTYQVLRAPKVIITKDAVAVVEEVLG from the coding sequence ATGCCAACGGTACCGGTGTACAACAAGGACGGCCAGCAGGTGGGCGAGCTCACCCTGCGGGATGACATCTTCGGCCTGGAGCCGAATCCGCACGTCCTGCACCAGGTCGTGACCGCCTACCTGGCCAACCAGCGCCAGGGCACCCACGACACGAAGACGCGGGCCGAGGTGTCCGGCGGCGGCCGCAAGCCCTGGCGGCAGAAGGGGACCGGCCGGGCCCGGCAGGGTTCGATCCGGGCGCCCCACTGGCGGCACGGCGGCATTGTCTTCGGGCCTCACCCCCGGAGCTACCGGATCGACGTGCCCGGGAAGCTTCGCCGGCTGGCCCTGAAGCAGGCCCTCTCGGACAAGGTCCAGGGCGGCAACTTCGTGGTGCTGGACGAGTACAAGCTGGAGAAACCCCGGACCAAGGCCGTGGTGCAGCTTCTCAAGAACTTCGGCGCCGACAGGGCGCTGATCGTGACCGCCGACGGCGACATCACCGTGTACAAGTCTGCCCGAAACATCCCGGGCGTAGGCGCCATGCGGGCTCGTGACCTGAACACCTACCAGGTCCTGCGGGCGCCCAAGGTGATCATCACGAAGGATGCGGTCGCGGTGGTCGAGGAGGTGCTCGGCTGA
- the rplW gene encoding 50S ribosomal protein L23: protein MDARDIIIRPWITEKSTALMQDRKYTFEVHPDANKVQIKKAVEEIFKVKVLKVNTMRVPGKLRRVGRFVGRKPDRKKAIVTLAEGQSIPIFEGV, encoded by the coding sequence ATGGACGCCCGGGACATCATCATTCGCCCGTGGATCACGGAGAAGAGCACCGCCCTCATGCAGGACCGCAAGTACACCTTCGAGGTGCACCCCGACGCCAACAAGGTGCAGATCAAGAAGGCCGTCGAGGAGATCTTCAAGGTCAAGGTCCTGAAGGTGAACACCATGCGGGTCCCCGGCAAGCTGCGCCGGGTGGGCCGCTTCGTCGGGCGCAAGCCGGACCGGAAGAAGGCGATCGTGACCCTGGCGGAGGGCCAGTCCATCCCGATCTTCGAGGGCGTGTAG
- the rplB gene encoding 50S ribosomal protein L2, which yields MGIKRFKPTSPGIRQRTVSTFEEITKTEPERSLVVSLPSKGGRNNQGRTTVRFRGGGHKRLYRIIDFRRDKDGVPARVAAIEYDPNRSARIALLHYADGEKRYILHPVGLSVGDRVVSGPDADIRPGNALPLANIPVGTLVHNIELTPGRGGQMARAAGAYAQVMGREGKYTLLRLPSGEMRYVLSVCRATVGQVGNLDHENIKSGKAGRTRWLGWRPHTRGSVMNPVDHPHGGGEGKAPIGRAGPLTPWGKPTLGKKTRKVGKASDKYIVKRRTK from the coding sequence ATGGGCATCAAGCGGTTCAAGCCGACCTCCCCGGGCATCCGGCAGCGGACCGTCTCCACGTTCGAGGAGATCACGAAGACGGAGCCCGAGCGCTCCCTCGTGGTGAGCCTGCCCTCGAAGGGCGGCCGCAACAACCAGGGCCGGACCACGGTGCGCTTCCGGGGCGGCGGCCACAAGCGCCTCTACCGGATCATCGACTTCAGGCGGGACAAGGACGGCGTGCCCGCCAGGGTGGCGGCGATCGAGTACGATCCCAACCGCAGCGCCCGCATCGCCCTCCTGCACTACGCGGACGGCGAGAAGCGGTACATCCTGCACCCGGTGGGCCTGAGCGTCGGCGACCGGGTAGTGAGCGGGCCTGACGCCGACATCCGGCCGGGCAACGCCCTGCCCCTCGCGAACATCCCCGTCGGCACGCTGGTGCACAACATCGAGCTCACCCCCGGCCGCGGCGGGCAGATGGCTCGCGCCGCGGGGGCCTACGCCCAGGTGATGGGCCGGGAGGGCAAGTACACGCTCCTGCGCCTGCCATCGGGCGAGATGCGTTACGTGCTGTCGGTGTGCCGGGCCACGGTGGGCCAGGTCGGCAACCTGGACCACGAGAACATCAAGAGCGGCAAGGCGGGCCGGACCCGGTGGCTGGGCTGGCGGCCGCACACCCGCGGTTCGGTGATGAACCCCGTCGACCACCCGCACGGCGGCGGCGAGGGCAAGGCGCCCATCGGTCGTGCGGGCCCCCTCACGCCGTGGGGCAAGCCCACGCTGGGCAAGAAGACCCGCAAGGTGGGCAAGGCCTCCGACAAGTACATCGTCAAGCGGCGGACCAAGTAA
- the rpsS gene encoding 30S ribosomal protein S19, whose protein sequence is MGRSLKKGPYVDAKLARRIAELNEKGEKRVLKTWARDCTIIPEFVGHTIAVHDGRKHVPVYITEEMVGHKLGEFAPTRTFKGHGGMTEKATRLK, encoded by the coding sequence ATGGGGCGCTCACTGAAGAAGGGGCCCTACGTGGACGCCAAGCTCGCCCGGCGGATCGCCGAGCTCAACGAGAAGGGCGAGAAGCGCGTCCTCAAGACCTGGGCCCGGGACTGCACGATCATCCCGGAGTTCGTGGGCCACACCATCGCCGTGCACGACGGGCGAAAGCACGTGCCGGTCTACATCACGGAGGAGATGGTGGGCCACAAGCTGGGCGAGTTCGCTCCCACCCGGACCTTCAAGGGCCACGGTGGGATGACGGAGAAGGCCACGCGGCTCAAGTAG
- the rplV gene encoding 50S ribosomal protein L22, whose product MEAKAVARYVRIAPRKCRVVIDLIRGKRVDEALNILRFVPKRASVPIAKVVKSAAANAEHNYNMNRDRLVITKAYVDQGPTLKRYHPRQRGQAFPILKRTSHITVVVEEKEGK is encoded by the coding sequence ATGGAGGCCAAGGCGGTCGCCCGCTACGTGCGTATCGCCCCCCGGAAGTGCCGCGTGGTGATCGACCTGATCCGGGGGAAGCGCGTGGACGAGGCGCTGAACATCCTGCGTTTCGTGCCGAAGCGGGCCTCGGTGCCCATCGCCAAGGTGGTGAAGAGCGCCGCGGCCAACGCCGAGCACAACTACAACATGAACCGCGATCGCCTCGTCATCACGAAGGCGTACGTGGACCAGGGGCCCACGCTCAAGCGCTACCACCCGCGGCAGCGCGGGCAGGCCTTCCCGATCCTGAAGCGCACCTCCCACATCACCGTCGTGGTGGAGGAAAAGGAGGGCAAGTAA
- the rpsC gene encoding 30S ribosomal protein S3, with amino-acid sequence MGQKVHPNGLRVGVYRDWNSRWFASKKELPELLVEDTKIRKYIKRTFYNAGISRVEIERSAGRVRVIIHTGKPGMVIGKGGAGVEELRKTLEQMTGKQVKIDIIEIRAPELDAQLVAESVAQQLEKRVSARRAMKQAISRAMRLGAKGARIIVSGRIAGAEIARRERDWEGTVPLHTLRADIDYGFAEANTTYGKIGVKVWIYKGEFGQQIVPAETARDRRERGGRRGRGGDRGREGGRQPAGAGAGRGGRGERRGR; translated from the coding sequence GTGGGTCAGAAGGTACATCCCAACGGCCTGCGGGTCGGTGTCTACCGGGACTGGAACTCGCGCTGGTTTGCGAGCAAGAAGGAGCTGCCGGAGCTCCTCGTCGAGGACACGAAGATCCGGAAGTACATCAAGCGCACGTTCTACAACGCCGGCATCTCCCGCGTCGAGATCGAGCGCAGCGCCGGCCGCGTCCGGGTGATCATCCACACCGGCAAGCCGGGCATGGTCATCGGCAAGGGCGGCGCGGGGGTCGAGGAGCTCCGGAAGACGCTGGAGCAGATGACCGGCAAGCAGGTCAAGATCGACATCATCGAGATCCGGGCGCCGGAGCTCGACGCCCAGCTCGTGGCCGAGAGCGTGGCCCAGCAGCTCGAGAAGCGGGTCTCCGCCCGCCGGGCCATGAAGCAGGCCATCAGCCGGGCGATGCGCCTCGGCGCCAAGGGCGCCCGCATCATCGTCTCGGGTCGCATCGCCGGCGCCGAGATCGCCCGCCGCGAGCGCGACTGGGAGGGGACGGTGCCCCTGCACACGCTGCGCGCGGACATCGACTACGGCTTTGCCGAGGCGAACACGACCTACGGCAAGATCGGCGTCAAGGTCTGGATCTACAAGGGTGAGTTCGGGCAGCAGATCGTCCCGGCCGAGACCGCCCGCGACCGGCGCGAGCGCGGCGGCCGGCGGGGCCGGGGCGGCGACCGGGGCCGGGAGGGCGGCCGCCAGCCGGCCGGCGCCGGTGCCGGGCGCGGCGGCCGCGGCGAGAGGAGGGGGCGGTGA
- the rplP gene encoding 50S ribosomal protein L16 — protein sequence MLAPKRVQWRKPHRKSNLRGRTKGGAFIAFGEYGLQALEPGWITDRQIEAARVAITRFVRRGGKLWIKIFPHKAITKKPAETRMGSGKGTPEFWVAVVKPGRILFEMAGVPEDVAREALRLASHKLPVKTRFVTKADAPPPDRAEQAPADAAPQPAGAEAKAGGETE from the coding sequence GTGCTGGCTCCCAAGCGTGTACAGTGGCGCAAGCCGCACCGGAAGTCGAACCTCCGGGGCCGCACCAAGGGCGGGGCGTTCATCGCCTTCGGCGAGTACGGCCTGCAGGCGCTGGAGCCGGGTTGGATCACCGACCGGCAGATCGAGGCCGCCCGCGTGGCCATCACCCGCTTCGTCCGCCGTGGCGGGAAGCTCTGGATCAAGATCTTCCCCCACAAGGCCATCACGAAGAAGCCGGCCGAGACCCGCATGGGTTCCGGCAAGGGCACGCCGGAGTTCTGGGTGGCCGTGGTGAAGCCGGGCCGGATCCTGTTCGAGATGGCCGGCGTCCCCGAGGACGTGGCCCGGGAGGCGCTGCGCCTCGCCTCGCACAAGCTTCCGGTGAAGACGCGGTTCGTGACGAAGGCGGATGCGCCGCCGCCCGACCGCGCGGAGCAGGCTCCGGCGGACGCCGCGCCGCAGCCGGCGGGCGCCGAGGCAAAGGCGGGTGGTGAAACCGAATGA
- the rpmC gene encoding 50S ribosomal protein L29, with amino-acid sequence MKAKEIREMSSEELRAKVRSLKEELFNLRFQAATQNLDNPARIRAVRKDIARILTILRERELKAQT; translated from the coding sequence ATGAAGGCCAAGGAGATCCGCGAGATGAGCTCCGAGGAGCTCCGGGCCAAGGTGCGGAGCCTCAAGGAGGAGCTCTTCAACCTGCGCTTCCAGGCCGCCACCCAGAACCTCGACAATCCCGCCCGCATCCGGGCCGTGCGCAAGGACATCGCCCGGATCCTGACGATCCTGCGGGAGCGGGAACTGAAGGCGCAGACCTGA
- the rpsQ gene encoding 30S ribosomal protein S17 gives MTEARGQRKTRVGTVVSDKNDKTIVVAVETLVEHPLYKKRVRRTKKFHAHDEKNEARVGDKVRIMETRPLSKLKRWRLVEILERPAR, from the coding sequence ATGACGGAGGCGCGTGGCCAGCGCAAGACGCGCGTCGGCACAGTGGTATCCGACAAGAACGACAAGACCATCGTGGTGGCCGTGGAGACCCTGGTGGAGCACCCCCTGTACAAGAAGCGGGTGCGGCGCACCAAGAAGTTCCATGCCCACGACGAGAAGAACGAGGCCCGGGTGGGGGACAAGGTCCGCATCATGGAGACCCGGCCGCTGTCGAAGCTCAAGCGGTGGCGGCTGGTGGAGATCCTCGAGCGGCCCGCTCGCTGA